One window of Macrococcus sp. 19Msa1099 genomic DNA carries:
- a CDS encoding terminase TerL endonuclease subunit, whose protein sequence is MMELKNYLIKYSNDVLSGDIIACEKHKWACLRFLSDLEREKLKQFPYVFNEEKALRFLKWMTKFKHTKGPLRGTPIVPNPIQIFIFSNIYGWVHYQTGYRRFSLAYWQVARKNAKSQSLSCVGSYEASALGEGMSEVYIGATKKEQANIIYNELSKQIKQSEFRDKFEAKYGRIVHLKSDSTIKSLSKEDNKKGDGFNPQCGLIDEYHLHDTTEVYDVILTGMGARSQPLMFIITTAGNDLNKPCYTVEYDYVSKILNPNIPIENDNYFVMINELDKGDDIRDEKNWPKANPIAASHEEGMNYLRKMLKRALDVPSYMKTYLTKNMNIWVDAKDNGYMKMDKWNACGQEVPNNLEGRECYVGVDLSKKIDLTSVSFVFPNPDGTYDVRSHSFLPEEALKERENTDKVPYSMWVEDGYLTATPGDVVDYNYIEHYVDIIAKENGWKVLEIDFDPYNATHFSSNMQYKGYKTVEISQTMKVLSEPTSFFRECVFERKVRHDNNPVLTWAVSNAIEKSDAQGNIMLDKQKSKDRIDPIASTIFAFVRAMVDEGPSINDHIASQEFTF, encoded by the coding sequence ATGATGGAATTAAAAAACTATCTTATTAAATACTCAAATGATGTATTAAGCGGAGATATAATCGCTTGTGAAAAACACAAGTGGGCATGTCTTCGCTTTTTAAGTGACCTAGAAAGAGAAAAACTTAAGCAATTTCCATATGTATTTAACGAAGAAAAGGCATTGAGATTTTTAAAGTGGATGACAAAGTTCAAGCATACTAAAGGCCCATTACGTGGGACACCAATCGTACCTAATCCAATTCAAATATTCATATTTTCAAATATATATGGCTGGGTTCATTATCAGACTGGATATAGACGATTTTCGTTAGCATACTGGCAAGTCGCCCGTAAAAATGCAAAATCACAATCATTATCTTGTGTAGGATCATATGAAGCTAGTGCGCTTGGTGAAGGTATGTCGGAAGTATATATCGGTGCTACGAAAAAAGAGCAAGCAAACATTATTTATAATGAGCTATCTAAACAAATAAAGCAATCTGAATTCAGAGATAAGTTTGAAGCTAAATATGGCCGTATTGTTCATTTAAAATCAGACTCAACAATAAAATCATTATCAAAAGAGGATAATAAAAAAGGTGATGGATTTAACCCGCAATGTGGATTGATAGATGAGTATCATCTTCACGATACGACAGAAGTATATGACGTAATCCTAACTGGTATGGGAGCTCGTTCTCAACCTTTAATGTTTATCATTACAACTGCTGGTAATGATTTGAATAAACCATGTTATACAGTTGAATATGATTATGTCTCAAAAATATTAAATCCTAATATCCCTATAGAAAATGATAACTACTTTGTGATGATAAACGAGTTAGATAAAGGTGACGATATACGTGATGAAAAGAATTGGCCAAAAGCGAATCCGATTGCAGCATCTCACGAAGAAGGTATGAACTACTTAAGAAAAATGTTGAAGCGGGCATTAGATGTACCTTCATACATGAAGACATATCTTACTAAGAATATGAATATATGGGTAGATGCAAAAGATAACGGATATATGAAGATGGATAAGTGGAACGCTTGTGGCCAAGAAGTGCCGAATAATTTAGAAGGAAGAGAATGTTATGTCGGTGTCGATTTATCGAAGAAAATTGACTTAACCTCTGTTAGCTTTGTATTTCCTAATCCAGACGGGACATATGACGTTAGATCACATTCATTCTTACCTGAAGAAGCGTTAAAAGAAAGAGAAAATACTGATAAAGTACCTTATTCAATGTGGGTAGAAGATGGTTATTTGACAGCGACACCAGGGGACGTAGTCGATTATAACTATATAGAACACTATGTAGATATAATTGCTAAAGAAAATGGTTGGAAAGTATTAGAGATAGATTTTGACCCATACAATGCAACGCATTTCTCCTCTAATATGCAATATAAAGGCTATAAGACGGTTGAAATATCTCAGACTATGAAAGTGTTAAGCGAGCCGACTTCGTTCTTTAGGGAGTGTGTTTTTGAAAGAAAAGTAAGACATGATAATAACCCAGTTTTAACTTGGGCTGTTTCAAATGCGATTGAAAAATCAGATGCACAAGGAAATATTATGTTGGATAAACAGAAGTCAAAAGACAGAATTGATCCGATTGCTTCAACAATATTCGCATTTGTCAGAGCAATGGTTGATGAGGGACCTTCAATTAATGATCATATCGCTAGTCAGGAATTTACCTTTTAG
- a CDS encoding HNH endonuclease, with amino-acid sequence MLVSFLFGGEAMASKSESVCAYPGCSRTTSGRYCEVHSDTAKQKHKDYDRERTDQQEVSFYNSKQWKDVRAAVLQRDFYLCQQCKRQGITTFGNIVHHIVELKDDWSLRLDMNNLETVCSACHNQEHTKTKKGLHTSTKNHVIVVVGLPGSGKSTFVYNNCDKEKDIVIDMDEIISTMTFKPIHDRTLNAYDSIEMVNDMIKAVIDNLTLEKYKFKRIWLIRSTLSTSESNKLKRINCKFVHIIRQRSLCEHTVEVAGRTIQSNVFTQIEDNINKMKQILKVEEYEAYEKIKF; translated from the coding sequence ATGCTTGTGTCCTTTTTATTTGGTGGTGAAGCAATGGCGAGCAAGTCTGAGAGTGTATGTGCTTATCCTGGATGCAGTAGAACTACGAGTGGGAGATACTGTGAGGTACATAGTGATACTGCTAAACAGAAACATAAGGATTATGATCGTGAACGTACAGACCAGCAAGAGGTAAGCTTCTATAACTCGAAGCAATGGAAAGATGTTAGAGCTGCTGTACTTCAACGTGACTTCTATTTATGTCAGCAATGTAAACGTCAGGGCATTACAACCTTTGGCAACATAGTGCATCACATAGTAGAGCTTAAGGATGACTGGTCACTGAGACTAGACATGAACAACCTAGAGACTGTGTGCAGTGCATGTCACAACCAAGAGCATACCAAGACAAAGAAGGGCCTTCATACAAGTACTAAGAATCATGTAATAGTCGTTGTTGGATTGCCTGGAAGTGGTAAGAGTACCTTTGTTTATAATAACTGTGATAAAGAGAAAGACATAGTTATAGATATGGACGAAATAATCTCAACAATGACATTTAAACCAATTCATGATAGAACTCTAAATGCATATGATTCAATCGAAATGGTAAACGATATGATTAAAGCTGTTATAGATAATCTAACATTAGAAAAATACAAGTTCAAAAGGATTTGGTTGATTAGATCAACACTAAGCACATCAGAATCGAATAAGCTTAAACGTATCAACTGTAAATTTGTACACATTATCAGACAAAGAAGTTTGTGTGAACATACAGTAGAAGTTGCAGGCAGAACGATTCAAAGCAATGTATTTACTCAGATTGAAGACAACATAAACAAAATGAAACAGATTTTAAAAGTGGAAGAGTATGAAGCTTATGAAAAAATAAAATTTTAA
- a CDS encoding phage portal protein, with protein sequence MLFSSRKSLNVNNEIYTGSQNWFNTMFNSDISSKITEDTAIKTSEVYTCIKVLADDIAKYPISVKQKANNKLTTEYTHPVHICLNKQPNKNMTPFVWKRLMIFHMMLYGNAYNVIMRNNKGEVTEILPLSPLTTSKQYDRDNAKYVYFTTLNGKHYKIDTDDVLHFLELSFDGHVGLSPIEVIRENLATNIGGNKHQAKFYQKSAIPRGILKSTEIVSPENKKKLREAWYEVNNEEDVAIVDGGLDFSTITIPQKDAQFIESMKFNKLQIAGIYKVPPHKIGELDRATFSNIEQQSLQYVINTILPIVTNFEQECNVKLLNIVDETENRYCKFNLEAELRGDSESRAKMYETMQRIGAYNINNILDLEDMPLLEDELGDMHFGNLNLVPLDIMREYQLSKAKGSKSDSKGGDNQNAD encoded by the coding sequence ATGTTATTTAGCAGTAGAAAATCATTAAATGTAAATAATGAAATATATACTGGCAGTCAAAATTGGTTCAATACAATGTTTAATTCTGATATATCTTCAAAGATTACTGAAGATACAGCAATTAAAACAAGTGAAGTTTATACATGTATTAAAGTTCTTGCTGATGATATTGCAAAATATCCCATATCAGTTAAGCAAAAAGCGAATAATAAGTTAACAACAGAATATACGCATCCAGTTCATATTTGCTTGAATAAGCAACCGAATAAGAATATGACACCATTTGTATGGAAACGTCTTATGATTTTTCACATGATGTTATATGGTAACGCATATAACGTGATCATGAGAAATAATAAAGGTGAAGTGACTGAGATATTACCTCTAAGCCCATTAACGACTTCTAAACAATACGATAGAGATAATGCGAAATACGTATATTTCACAACGTTAAATGGTAAGCATTACAAAATAGATACGGATGATGTGCTGCACTTTTTAGAACTTAGTTTTGATGGTCATGTTGGTCTCTCACCTATAGAGGTCATTAGAGAGAATTTAGCAACGAATATTGGCGGAAATAAGCACCAAGCAAAATTTTATCAAAAGAGTGCTATTCCAAGAGGTATCTTAAAAAGTACTGAAATTGTTAGCCCTGAAAACAAAAAGAAATTACGTGAAGCCTGGTACGAAGTAAACAATGAAGAAGATGTTGCGATTGTTGATGGTGGATTAGATTTCAGTACAATCACAATTCCACAAAAAGATGCACAATTCATTGAGTCAATGAAATTTAACAAGCTACAGATTGCTGGTATCTATAAAGTGCCACCGCATAAAATTGGTGAGTTAGATCGTGCGACATTCTCTAATATTGAACAACAGTCATTACAATACGTTATTAATACGATTCTTCCTATAGTAACCAACTTTGAACAGGAATGTAACGTTAAATTGCTGAATATCGTTGATGAAACAGAAAATCGTTACTGTAAGTTCAATCTTGAAGCGGAACTACGTGGAGACAGTGAGTCAAGAGCGAAGATGTATGAAACAATGCAACGCATTGGAGCCTATAATATAAATAACATATTAGATCTTGAAGATATGCCTTTACTTGAAGATGAATTAGGTGACATGCATTTTGGTAACTTGAACTTAGTTCCACTAGATATTATGCGAGAGTACCAGTTATCTAAAGCTAAAGGCAGCAAATCTGATAGTAAAGGAGGTGATAATCAAAATGCCGACTAA
- a CDS encoding phage terminase small subunit P27 family — MHYMGNQAQPIDLQLIHGNKNRRTKAEIEKRKKAEEALKAAKDKLKPPTWLDKLAKKEFKYIVDQMSELDVLNNLDAHALSMYCDAYSNYVEITKLINETGLARRVVVDYTEDNEPIYELVMDKEAILRKKQFYDQVRQLGIQFGFTPSARAKMALAQAKAEIEKEDDDFEDV; from the coding sequence GTGCATTACATGGGAAATCAAGCACAACCAATCGATTTACAATTAATACATGGCAATAAGAATCGAAGAACTAAAGCAGAAATAGAAAAGCGTAAAAAAGCTGAAGAAGCATTGAAAGCTGCAAAAGATAAACTGAAACCTCCTACCTGGTTAGATAAGTTGGCCAAGAAAGAATTCAAATATATTGTGGATCAGATGTCAGAGCTAGACGTATTAAATAATCTTGATGCTCATGCATTGTCAATGTACTGTGATGCATACTCTAACTATGTTGAGATAACTAAGCTTATTAATGAAACAGGTTTAGCTAGACGTGTCGTTGTTGATTACACAGAGGACAATGAGCCTATCTATGAATTGGTGATGGATAAAGAAGCGATACTAAGGAAAAAGCAATTCTATGATCAGGTAAGACAGTTAGGTATTCAGTTTGGTTTTACACCTTCTGCAAGAGCAAAAATGGCACTTGCACAAGCAAAGGCAGAAATTGAAAAAGAAGATGATGACTTTGAGGATGTGTAA